In one window of Nerophis ophidion isolate RoL-2023_Sa linkage group LG05, RoL_Noph_v1.0, whole genome shotgun sequence DNA:
- the LOC133552442 gene encoding protocadherin beta-15-like — MAHTRRMVHSCSFIFFFVLLDCTHGDLSYSVQEELKRGSIIGNIAKDLGLEVGKLSARKPRVDMERNDKQYCGINLQTGDLMVADRIDREEHCGEKPSCVLRFDLLLENPLELHRLSLQVQDVNDNAPIFPNDVVRLEISESADKGAKYRLNAAHDADIGTNSVQRYTLQQNANFVFRIQATNSGNKYGELILDKELDREEQQDLKLLLTAVDGGSPPRSGTVVIHIIVLDANDNAPVFTQAVYTSSVKEDATLKTPVITVSASDADDGVNGEVTYQFSKMSDKSRNIFSLNDKTGEICVIGEIDYEEGSTHEVFVEAKDRYGLSTETKVVINIKDVNDNAPVINLKSLSNPVPENVSPGTEVGIINVQDRDSEKNGQVRCSIQQNAPFKLVPSIKNYYSLVTTGQLDRELVSDYNITISATDEGSPPLSSSKSLHLSVADINDNPPVFEEQSYSAYVSENNKAGSTLRSVSARDPDWRQNGTVIYSLLAAEVNGAPVSSYVSVNGDTGVIHAVRSFDYEHLRSFKVHVMARDNGSPPLSSNVSVSVFISDVNDNSPQILYPSPEGNSFMTELVPKAAHGGSVVSKVIAVDADSGQNAWLSYHIVKSTDPGLFTIGLHSGEIRTQRDISESDSMKQNLIVAVKDNGQPPLSATCSMYLLISDNLAEVPELKDISYEEKNSKLTSYLIIALVSVSTFFLTFIIIVLGVRFCRRRKPRLLFDGAVAIPSAYLPPNYADVDGTGTLRSTYNYDAYLTTGSRTSDFKFVSSYNDNTLPADQTLRKSPSDFVDDLQDSFDPLKSSSER; from the exons ATGGCGCACACACGACGCATGGTTCACAGCTGCAGCTTCATCTTTTTCTTTGTTCTGCTCGATTGTACACACGGGGACCTGAGCTATTCTGTACAAGAGGAGCTGAAACGTGGCTCTATCATTGGAAATATCGCCAAGGATCTCGGATTGGAGGTGGGGAAACTGTCTGCTCGCAAGCCTCGTGTCGACATGGAAAGAAATGACAAACAGTATTGCGGAATAAACCTCCAGACAGGAGATTTAATGGTTGCTGACAGGATCGACCGAGAGGAGCATTGCGGTGAAAAACCTTCCTGTGTTCTAAGATTCGATCTGCTGCTGGAGAATCCTTTGGAACTACACAGGTTGTCTCTGCAAGTGCAGGACGTGAATGACAATGCACCGATTTTCCCTAATGATGTTGTGAGGCTGGAAATTAGTGAGTCAGCCGACAAAGGAGCTAAATACCGCCTTAATGCAGCACATGATGCAGATATCGGCACAAATTCGGTTCAAAGGTACACACTACAACAAAATGCTAATTTTGTTTTTCGTATTCAGGCGACCAATTCTGGCAATAAATACGGTGAGTTGATTTTGGATAAGGAATTAGACAGAGAAGAACAGCAGGACTTAAAATTGCTCCTTACAGCAGTGGATGGTGGTTCTCCTCCCAGATCTGGTACAGTAGTCATACATATCATTGTACTTGATGCTAATGACAACGCCCCAGTTTTTACTCAGGCTGTTTATACATCATCTGTCAAAGAAGACGCCACACTTAAAACACCAGTTATTACTGTGAGCGCATCAGATGCAGACGACGGTGTAAATGGTGAAGTAACATACCAGTTCAGCAAAATGTCTGATAAATCGCGAAATATATTTTCTCTCAATGATAAAACCGGAGAAATATGTGTTATAGGTGAGATTGATTATGAAGAAGGATCAACGCATGAAGTATTTGTTGAAGCTAAAGATCGTTATGGACTTTCTACGGAGACAAAAGTTGTAATTAATATAAAAGATGTAAATGACAACGCTCCTGTGATCAATTTAAAGTCACTGTCTAATCCTGTACCTGAAAATGTGTCACCTGGTACAGAGGTGGGCATCATTAATGTTCAGGACAGAGACTCTGAGAAGAACGGACAAGTCCGCTGCTCCATTCAACAAAATGCCCCCTTTAAATTAGTTCCTTCTATTAAAAACTATTATTCTCTGGTGACTACTGGACAACTGGACCGTGAACTAGTGTCTGATTACAACATTACAATCAGTGCCACTGACGAGGGCTCTCCTCCTCTCTCCTCCTCTAAAAGTCTTCACTTATCTGTAGCAGACATCAACGACAACCCACCTGTGTTTGAGGAACAGTCCTACAGCGCATATGTGagtgaaaataacaaagctggcTCCACTTTACGTTCCGTTAGTGCTCGAGACCCTGACTGGAGACAGAACGGTACCGTGATTTATTCTCTGTTAGCTGCTGAGGTGAACGGTGCCCCGGTGTCCTCCTATGTGTCTGTTAACGGAGACACAGGTGTGATCCACGCTGTCAGGTCATTTGATTATGAACACTTGAGGAGTTTTAAAGTCCACGTCATGGCCAGAGACAACGGTTCTCCTCCGCTGAGCAGCAACGTGAGCGTCAGTGTGTTCATATCGGATGTGAATGACAACTCTCCTCAGATACTGTACCCCTCCCCAGAGGGTAACTCCTTCATGACAGAGCTGGTCCCCAAAGCTGCACACGGAGGCTCTGTGGTGTCCAAAGTGATAGCGGTGGACGCAGACTCTGGACAGAACGCCTGGCTGTCCTATCATATAGTCAAGTCCACTGATCCGGGACTTTTCACCATTGGTCTCCACAGTGGAGAGATCAGGACCCAGCGGGACATTTCTGAATCCGACAGCATGAAACAGAACCTGATTGTGGCAGTGAAAGATAACGGACAGCCCCCTCTCTCTGCCACCTGCTCCATGTATTTACTTATTTCTGACAACTTGGCTGAGGTGCCAGAACTGAAGGACATTTCTTATGAGGAGAAGAATTCCAAACTGACGTCTTATCTGATCATCGCGCTGGTGTCTGTGTCCACCTTCTTTCTGACCTTCATCATCATCGTCCTGGGTGTGAGGTTTTGTCGCAGGAGAAAGCCCAGACTTTTGTTTGATGGAGCAGTTGCCATCCCCAGCGCGTATCTGCCTCCTAATTACGCAGATGTTGACGGCACAGGAACTTTACGCAGCACCTACAACTATGACGCCTACTTGACAACAGGTTCTAGAACCAGTGACTTTAAGTTTGTGTCTTCTTACAATGACAACACGCTGCCTGCTGACCAGACTCTGAGGAAAAGTCCTTCCGACTTTGTTGATGATCTTCAGGATTCATTTGACCCTTTGAAG TCTTCTTCAGAGCGTTAA